One Gossypium hirsutum isolate 1008001.06 chromosome A11, Gossypium_hirsutum_v2.1, whole genome shotgun sequence genomic window carries:
- the LOC107958514 gene encoding BEL1-like homeodomain protein 4: MGIATPPLVASILSQESQPSKKIHHQIPIQHKSNNSTNSMSQDYHQAAGIFSFSNGFERSAVSHQEHQKQQQQHLEQQIRRDKLRVEGFEPPPPPLVGIEEEESTSLPVYETAGMLSEMFNFPSGAAAAAAAATASAELLDQHVQPNYRAHRPVQGNTNEWYSNRQGVVGGLGQLGESKSHITRDSLAQQHQQQQQLPSINADSAAAMHLFLMNPQQRSPSPPPPPPATSSNTLHMLLPNPSTSLQGFNVSGPGGGFGTSTVLSPPQFTWVPGSAHEGGNNTDSQLSSQNEIGSVVEGQGLSLSLSSSLQHLEAAKAEELRMGDGGLLYYNQGGGSAAQFHQYRNLGSHHQTMHLQGGVGQNQQVHHVGFGSSLGMVNVLRNSKYVKAAQELLEEFCSVGRGQFKKNKFGRNNTNPSSDPVSSGCAGGGGSSSSTKDLPPLSAADRIEHQRRKVKLLSMLDEVERRYNHYCEQMQMVVNSFDLVMGFGAAVPYTALAQKAMSRHFRCLKDAISAQLKHSCEMLGEKDGAGSSGITKGETPRLRMLEQSLRQQRAFNQMGMMEQEAWRPQRGLPERSVNILRAWLFEHFLHPYPSDADKHLLARQTGLSRNQVSNWFINARVRLWKPMVEEMYQQETKEEGDHNNNNKNNHTERERNPNNNNNAQTSTPSTTAAPTTTTTTPAGKGSQINATENDPSLIAINTPQCFSENQANPTATEVAPPISQPFTTTIPHDSDIHHQRIAGTTVAAADYGTTAGGNTDIGSSLIRLGTTTAGDVSLTLGLRQAGNMPENTSSFSVRDFGGC, translated from the exons ATGGGAATAGCAACGCCACCACTCGTCGCATCAATTCTTTCTCAAGAATCTCAACCCTCTAAAAAAATTCACCATCAAATCCCAATTCAACACAAGAGCAACAATTCTACTAATTCTATGTCCCAAGATTACCATCAAGCAGCTGGCATCTTCAGCTTCTCGAATGGATTCGAGAGATCAGCCGTAAGCCACCAAGAACACCAAAAGCAGCAGCAACAGCACTTAGAACAGCAGATCCGGAGAGATAAACTAAGAGTTGAAGGCTTTGAGCCGCCACCTCCACCATTAGTAGGGATAGAAGAGGAAGAATCAACTTCTCTCCCTGTTTATGAAACCGCAGGTATGTTATCCGAAATGTTCAATTTCCCTTCGGGTGCGGCTGCTGCCGCTGCTGCCGCCACTGCCTCGGCCGAGTTACTAGACCAGCATGTACAGCCGAATTATCGAGCACACCGGCCAGTCCAAGGTAATACCAACGAGTGGTATAGCAACAGGCAAGGTGTTGTTGGGGGTTTGGGACAGTTAGGTGAATCAAAGAGTCACATTACCCGTGACAGTTTAGCTCAACAGcatcagcagcagcagcagctacCAAGCATTAATGCCGACTCAGCAGCTGCCATGCATCTTTTCTTGATGAATCCGCAGCAACGATCACCATCTCCTCCTCCACCTCCTCCAGCAACTTCTTCTAATACTCTTCACATGTTGCTTCCAAATCCATCTACTTCTCTTCAAGGGTTTAACGTATCAGGTCCTGGAGGGGGTTTCGGAACAAGTACTGTTCTATCTCCACCTCAATTTACTTGGGTTCCTGGTAGTGCTCATGAAGGAGGCAACAACACTGATTCCCAACTCAGCAGCCaaaatgaaattggaagtgttgtGGAAGGCCAAGGTCTTTCACTATCTTTATCATCTTCTTTGCAACACTTGGAGGCTgctaaagctgaagaattaaggaTGGGAGACGGGGGTTTACTGTACTATAATCAAGGAGGGGGTTCGGCTGCTCAGTTTCATCAGTACAGGAATTTGGGCAGTCATCATCAGACAATGCATCTGCAAGGCGGAGTGGGACAAAACCAACAGGTTCATCATGTTGGGTTCGGATCCTCATTAGGAATGGTCAATGTATTAAGAAATTCAAAGTACGTTAAAGCAGCTCAAGAATTGTTGGAAGAATTCTGCAGTGTTGGAAGAGGCCAGTTCAAGAAGAATAAGTTCGGTAGAAACAACACAAACCCTAGTTCTGATCCTGTTAGTAGCGGATGTGCAGGTGGTGGTGGTTCTTCTTCATCAACAAAGGATCTCCCTCCTTTATCAGCGGCTGATAGAATTGAACACCAAAGAAGGAAGGTCAAACTGTTATCCATGCTTGATGAG GTGGAGAGGAGATACAACCATTACTGTGAACAAATGCAAATGGTAGTGAACTCATTCGATCTGGTGATGGGGTTTGGGGCAGCAGTGCCATATACCGCCCTTGCTCAGAAGGCGATGTCAAGGCATTTCAGGTGTTTGAAAGACGCGATATCAGCACAACTGAAACACAGCTGTGAGATGCTGGGGGAGAAAGATGGAGCAGGGAGCTCAGGCATAACGAAAGGAGAGACGCCGAGGCTGAGGATGTTAGAGCAAAGCTTAAGACAGCAAAGAGCGTTCAACCAAATGGGTATGATGGAGCAGGAAGCTTGGAGACCCCAAAGGGGCCTGCCTGAACGTTCAGTCAACATTTTGAGAGCCTGGCTTTTCGAACATTTTCTCCATCC GTACCCAAGCGATGCAGATAAGCATCTGTTGGCTCGACAGACTGGTTTATCGAGAAATCAG GTTTCAAATTGGTTCATAAATGCCAGGGTTCGGTTGTGGAAACCCATGGTGGAAGAGATGTACCAACAAGAAACAAAAGAAGAGGGagaccataataataataacaaaaataatcatACAGAGAGAGAAAGGAAcccaaacaacaacaacaatgcaCAAACATCGACGCCTTCAACAACAGCAGCGCCAACTACAACAACAACCACCCCAGCAGGCAAAGGATCCCAAATCAATGCCACTGAAAACGACCCTTCACTCATTGCAATCAATACTCCCCAATGCTTCTCGGAAAACCAAGCAAACCCCACCGCCACTGAGGTGGCACCACCCATTTCCCAGCCTTTCACCACCACCATCCCCCATGACTCGGATATCCACCACCAAAGGATAGCTGGCACCACCGTTGCAGCAGCGGATTACGGGACCACAGCCGGTGGGAACACGGACATTGGCTCGAGTCTCATAAGGTTGGGGACCACCACGGCGGGTGATGTCTCACTCACTCTAGGGCTACGCCAAGCTGGAAACATGCCTGAGAATACCTCTTCTTTCTCAGTTAGAGACTTCGGGGGctgttaa
- the LOC107896946 gene encoding uncharacterized protein, with protein MMGFQGSGESKMLGLIVTSSRHKRSKSFPGKKRVEEDGFGSSVEESNRMKLDTGHLKDSVKTKKKQSPTSSAEVKSSLKQEILELEERLQDQFEVRRALETALGYRTSSNYDTSEAPVSKSKPATELVKEIAVLELEVVYLEHYLLSLYRKAFDQQVSSLSPSKRDERLKTSVDTPKMRFSEVSRPGNESKVENSAILSDNHDNSWEEPNRIGEEKLLDSSVHRCHSSLSQHSEFSGRTSLDETSAKAIRACHSQPLSMMEYAQNAPNIISLAEHLGTRISDHVPHTPNKLSEDMIKCMSAIYCKLTDPPLVQNSFSAPNSPMSSVNSFSPQDHHEMWSPGFRNNSSFDVRLDNPFHVEGLKEFSGPYSTMVEVPWIFRDSQKLGDVEHLLQNFRSLICRLEEVNPKKLKHEEKLAFWINIHNSLVMHAFLAYGIPQNNVKRLLLLLRAAYNIGGHTISADTIQNSILGCRMSRPGQWLRLLLPSRAKFKPGDKRQAYAIEHPVPLLHFALCAGNHSDPSIRAYTPKRVFQELETAKEEYIWATFGVRKDKKILLPKIVESFAKDSNLCTTGVIKMVQQSLPESLHRSIRKCEQGKSHKGIEWIPHNFTFRYLISKELVR; from the exons atgatGGGTTTCCAAGGCAGTGGAGAAAGTAAAATGTTGGGGTTGATAGTGACATCATCAAGGCACAAGCGTTCAAAGAG CTTTCCTGGAAAGAAAAGAGTTGAGGAAGATGGCTTTGGTAGTTCTGTTGAAGAATCGAATCGTATGAAGCTG GATACAGGGCATTTGAAGGATTCTGTCAAAACCAAGAAGAAGCAGTCTCCCACTTCCAGCGCTGAGGTCAAAAGCTCTTTGAAGCAAGAG ATTTTAGAGCTTGAGGAAAGATTGCAAGATCAATTTGAGGTTCGTCGTGCGTTAGAAACAGCATTGGGCTATAGAACTTCCTCTAATTATGATACAAGTGAAGCACCAGTGTCAAAATCAAAG CCAGCCACAGAGTTAGTCAAGGAAATTGCTGTGTTAGAGTTGGAAGTTGTATATTTGGAACACTACCTTCTCTCATTGTATAGGAAAGCCTTTGATCAACAAGTGTCTTCTTTATCACCATCTAAAAGGGATGAAAGGCTTAAAACATCAGTAGATACCCCAAAAATGAGATTTTCTGAGGTTTCCAGACCTGGTAATGAATCAAAAGTTGAAAATTCAGCTATACTCTCTGATAACCATGACAATTCCTGGGAGGAACCTAATAGAATTGGAGAAGAGAAACTATTGGATTCTAGTGTACATCGTTGTCATTCCTCACTATCACAGCATTCAGAATTTTCAGGTAGGACTTCTCTGGATGAGACTTCAGCTAAGGCAATACGTGCATGCCATTCGCAGCCTTTGTCGATGATGGAG TATGCTCAGAATGCACCGAATATAATCAGTCTGGCTGAGCATCTTGGCACACGCATTTCCGATCATGTTCCTCACACACCAAACAAGCTTTCTGAGGATATGATCAAGTGCATGTCTGCTATATACTGCAAGCTTACAGACCCACCTTTGGTCCAAAACAGCTTTTCAGCTCCCAATTCACCCATGTCTTCAGTCAATTCCTTTTCCCCACAGGATCATCACGAGATGTGGAGTCCAGGGTTCAGAAATAATTCATCATTTGATGTACGGTTAGATAACCCTTTCCATGTGGAAGGGCTTAAAGAGTTTAGTGGACCATATAGTACAATGGTTGAAGTGCCATGGATTTTTAGAGATAGTCAGAAACTGGGTGATGTGGAACACCTGCTACAAAATTTCAG GTCTCTCATTTGTCGACTGGAAGAAGTCAATCCTAAGAAGTTGAAACACGAAGAGAAACTGGCATTCTGGATAAACATACACAATTCATTAGTGATGCAT GCTTTTCTGGCTTATGGTATTCCACAAAACAATGTGAAGAGACTTCTTCTACTGTTGAGG GCTGCATATAACATTGGAGGTCACACCATCAGTGCAGATACAATACAGAATTCCATCCTTGGATGTCGCATGTCTCGTCCGGGGCAG TGGCTACGACTATTACTTCCATCAAGGGCTAAATTTAAACCTGGAGACAAAAGGCAGGCATATGCAATTGAACATCCAGTACCTCTTTTACACTTTGCGCTTTGTGCAGGAAACCATTCGGATCCCTCG ATCCGTGCCTACACACCGAAGAGAGTATTTCAAGAACTGGAAACTGCAAAAGAAGAGTACATTTGGGCTACATTTGGTGTCCGCAAAGACAAGAAAATTCTATTACCAAAGATTGTGGAGTCATTTGCAAAGGATTCAAATTTGTGTACGACTGGTGTCATCAAAATGGTCCAACAATCATTGCCCGAATCACTTCATCGCAGTATCAGAAAATGTGAACAAGGGAAATCCCACAAGGGCATTGAATGGATTCCTCATAATTTTACCTTCAGGTATCTAATATCTAAAGAATTAGTAAGATGA
- the LOC121209995 gene encoding protein MIZU-KUSSEI 1, which produces MDLLAPLRACKKLIFYQCLPDAATLVTGTIICPIGDKKVKLCLKENNKTESSVFVELPLSTSEFTSSIDSSVLRIVLDPVPDSGITQRWQTYCNGQKVGFARRLVVGKEEKWVLETMQMVSSGAGFLLQKGSDAGSFKYLRGQFERIVGSDDSEAYHLVDPSYWFGQDLSVFFLSK; this is translated from the coding sequence ATGGACCTTTTAGCGCCATTGAGAGCATGCAAGAAATTGATATTTTACCAGTGCCTGCCTGATGCTGCAACACTAGTCACTGGCACCATCATTTGTCCCATAGGTGACAAAAAGGTTAAGCTTTGCTTGAAAGAAAACAACAAGACCGAATCCTCAGTCTTCGTTGAACTTCCCCTTAGCACTTCAGAATTCACCAGTTCAATCGACAGCAGCGTTCTCCGCATAGTCCTGGACCCTGTCCCAGATTCAGGCATCACACAAAGATGGCAGACGTATTGCAATGGACAAAAGGTAGGGTTTGCCAGGAGGCTAGTAGTTGGGAAGGAGGAGAAATGGGTGCTTGAAACAATGCAGATGGTCTCATCCGGAGCCGGGTTTTTGCTGCAGAAAGGTTCAGATGCCGGCAGTTTCAAGTACTTGAGAGGCCAGTTCGAGCGTATAGTGGGTTCAGATGATTCAGAGGCTTACCATTTGGTAGATCCTTCGTATTGGTTCGGACAAGATTTGAGCGTTTTCTTTCTCAGTAAgtag
- the LOC107896955 gene encoding STS14 protein — MACLLFAVLVLAISHNMVQEVAAAASPGSRAPSVLPSAAREFLAAHNQARAAVGVGPLKWSTQLVNAASLLARYQRNKMGCQFANLTDHKYGANQLWGSGAAVTPGMAVDTWVKEKSYYDYASNSCAPDHMCGVYKQVVWKNSSELGCAQATCKDQTSLTICFYNPPGNYVGERPY, encoded by the coding sequence ATGGCCTGCCTCTTGTTTGCGGTTCTAGTACTAGCTATTAGCCATAACATGGTCCAGGAGGTAGCTGCAGCAGCAAGCCCTGGTTCCAGGGCTCCATCAGTCTTGCCAAGTGCAGCCAGAGAATTCCTGGCAGCACACAACCAAGCAAGAGCTGCAGTTGGGGTCGGACCTCTCAAGTGGAGTACGCAACTAGTCAATGCCGCCAGCCTCCTCGCGAGATACCAAAGAAACAAAATGggttgtcagtttgcaaacctgACAGATCACAAGTACGGAGCAAACCAGTTGTGGGGTAGCGGAGCTGCAGTTACCCCAGGAATGGCAGTGGATACATGGGTGAAAGAGAAGAGTTACTATGATTATGCTAGCAATTCTTGCGCACCGGATCATATGTGCGGAGTTTACAAGCAAGTGGTTTGGAAGAACTCATCAGAGCTGGGGTGTGCTCAAGCTACATGCAAGGACCAAACCAGCTTAACTATTTGTTTCTATAATCCTCCAGGAAATTATGTAGGAGAAAGGCCATACTAA
- the LOC107896964 gene encoding uncharacterized protein: protein MGACASSTRDSKSGKAAGGGRSRSRGSSTAAKVVDIDGRVQELRQPVQARNIISQNPNCFLCSSESMAIGTCVPQVPDDEELQPGRVYFLLPLSHSHKPLSLPDLCALAIKASSGLGKYGVDPYSTNSKLIPRRSAKVLYVDGSVSAWRFSECLFLFWLMAL from the coding sequence ATGGGTGCTTGTGCTTCATCAACTAGGGACTCGAAATCAGGCAAAGCTGCTGGAGGAGGACGGAGCAGGAGCAGAGGCTCATCGACAGCCGCCAAGGTGGTGGACATTGATGGTCGGGTTCAAGAGTTGAGGCAACCAGTCCAGGCCAGGAACATCATATCCCAGAATCCAAATTGCTTCCTTTGCAGCTCGGAGTCGATGGCCATTGGGACTTGCGTGCCCCAAGTCCCAGATGATGAGGAACTCCAACCTGGACGGGTTTACTTCTTGTTGCCACTCTCCCACTCCCATAAACCTCTTTCTTTGCCGGACTTGTGTGCTCTTGCCATAAAAGCTAGCTCCGGCCTGGGTAAATACGGTGTTGATCCCtactcaactaattcaaagctcATTCCCAGGCGATCGGCAAAGGTGTTATATGTTGATGGTTCAGTTTCAGCTTGGAGATTCAGTgaatgtttgtttcttttttggCTAATGGCTTTGTAA